From a single Streptomyces liliifuscus genomic region:
- a CDS encoding ABC transporter permease, which yields MFTMLRRRAVSSVIPLLVVVLGVFFLARLTGDPANLYLPLSATPEMRAEFSARNGFDQPLVNQFGDYLVQVAHLDFGESLRTAQSASESVLRAFPATLQLAGWTMLLAIVGAVVIGSLAAYRPNSATDRIASFLSSTAASVPDFWFAIMGVLVFAVTLGWLPTSGTSGAAAWVLPVATLLIRPFGVLVQVVRGAMVSALSAPYVKVARSKGAHEVRVVFGHALRNAAAPALTVAGDLAVGLVNGAVVVETIFGWPGIGKLMIDSVLQRDFAVLQAAVLLTALVIFALNILVDICHAVLDPRVRQRAAA from the coding sequence ATGTTCACGATGCTGCGTCGCCGCGCGGTCTCCAGTGTCATTCCCCTGCTGGTCGTGGTCCTGGGAGTGTTCTTCCTGGCCCGACTCACCGGAGACCCCGCCAATCTGTACCTCCCGCTCAGCGCGACACCGGAGATGAGGGCCGAGTTCTCCGCCCGCAACGGCTTCGACCAGCCGTTGGTCAACCAGTTCGGCGACTATCTGGTCCAGGTCGCCCACCTCGACTTCGGCGAGTCGCTGCGCACCGCCCAGTCGGCGAGCGAGTCGGTCCTGCGGGCCTTCCCCGCCACCCTCCAGCTGGCCGGGTGGACGATGCTGCTCGCCATCGTGGGTGCCGTGGTGATCGGCAGCCTGGCGGCCTACCGGCCCAACTCGGCGACCGACCGGATCGCGAGCTTCCTGTCCTCGACGGCCGCGAGCGTGCCCGACTTCTGGTTCGCCATCATGGGCGTGCTGGTCTTCGCGGTGACACTCGGCTGGCTGCCGACCTCCGGCACCAGCGGCGCCGCGGCCTGGGTCCTGCCCGTCGCCACGCTGCTCATCCGCCCCTTCGGGGTGCTGGTCCAGGTGGTGCGCGGCGCCATGGTCTCCGCGCTCTCCGCCCCGTACGTCAAAGTGGCGCGCAGCAAGGGTGCGCACGAAGTGCGGGTGGTCTTCGGGCACGCCCTGCGCAACGCGGCCGCACCCGCGCTCACCGTCGCGGGCGACCTCGCCGTCGGACTGGTCAACGGCGCTGTCGTCGTCGAGACCATCTTCGGCTGGCCCGGCATCGGCAAGCTCATGATCGACTCGGTTCTCCAGCGCGACTTCGCGGTGTTGCAGGCCGCCGTGCTGCTGACCGCTCTGGTGATCTTCGCGCTCAACATCCTCGTGGACATCTGCCACGCGGTCCTCGACCCGCGTGTCCGGCAGCGGGCGGCGGCGTGA
- a CDS encoding ABC transporter substrate-binding protein, translating to MAGADPIGEGPGTLRVVLPEEPPTLEPCDASLTATGRVTRANITEALTERDPSTGRLEQALATKWTRESPTSWTFTLRKGVRFHDDSPFTAEAAAFSIERATDSDIDCNVDGYIFTDSKITAKAVDDTTLEVTTAEPDPILPLRLSFVEIVPTSTDPDSRVREPVGTGPYRIDEWSQGRFLRLKRFSGYWGETPDYAAAKYVWRAEGSVRAAMVTNNEADVAIGLAPEDGAGDRAVEFTTNEVSYVRMDATKAPLDDVRIRRAVNYAIDREGLVTAVFSGRPSGQLVSKGVTGYNPRVKPWPYDPKRAKRLVAEARADGVPTDTTITIIGRTGIYPKAAEAMEVVQDGLLKAGLKVKIKMLDVNAWLEYLLRPFPKGIGPTLLQAQHGNQAGDAAFTMGQIYGSKGAQSSYGTPGLDALTKQAELASGDKRQQAFADAFAHQNDEVVRDAVMANMTGILALSSHVRYRPDSATNDEMRLSDMRRADRGRS from the coding sequence GTGGCCGGCGCGGACCCCATCGGTGAAGGTCCCGGCACCCTGCGCGTCGTACTGCCCGAGGAGCCGCCGACGCTTGAGCCCTGTGATGCCTCGCTCACCGCGACGGGCCGGGTGACGCGCGCCAACATCACGGAGGCGCTGACCGAGCGGGACCCGTCCACCGGACGTCTGGAACAGGCGCTGGCCACCAAGTGGACGCGCGAGTCGCCCACTTCATGGACCTTCACCCTGCGCAAGGGGGTCAGGTTCCATGACGACTCGCCGTTCACGGCCGAGGCCGCCGCCTTCTCCATCGAGCGCGCCACGGACTCGGACATCGACTGCAACGTCGACGGATACATCTTCACCGACAGCAAGATCACCGCAAAGGCGGTCGACGACACCACACTTGAGGTCACCACGGCCGAGCCGGACCCGATCCTCCCGCTGCGGCTGTCCTTCGTCGAGATCGTGCCGACGAGCACGGACCCCGATTCCAGGGTGCGTGAGCCGGTCGGCACCGGTCCGTACCGGATCGACGAGTGGAGTCAGGGCCGCTTCCTGCGCCTGAAGCGCTTCTCCGGCTACTGGGGCGAGACCCCCGACTACGCCGCCGCCAAGTACGTCTGGCGCGCGGAGGGCAGCGTACGCGCGGCCATGGTCACCAACAACGAGGCGGATGTGGCGATCGGACTCGCGCCCGAGGACGGGGCGGGCGACCGTGCGGTCGAGTTCACCACCAACGAGGTCTCGTATGTGCGGATGGACGCGACCAAGGCGCCTCTCGACGACGTCCGGATCCGACGGGCCGTCAACTACGCCATCGACAGGGAGGGTCTGGTCACGGCGGTCTTCTCCGGCCGGCCGAGCGGCCAGCTCGTGTCGAAGGGCGTCACCGGGTACAACCCGCGCGTCAAGCCGTGGCCGTACGACCCGAAGCGCGCGAAGCGGCTGGTGGCCGAGGCCCGTGCCGACGGAGTGCCGACCGACACCACCATCACGATCATCGGCCGCACCGGCATCTACCCGAAGGCCGCCGAGGCGATGGAGGTCGTGCAGGACGGACTGCTCAAGGCGGGACTGAAGGTCAAGATCAAGATGCTGGACGTCAACGCCTGGCTGGAGTACCTCCTGCGTCCCTTCCCCAAGGGCATCGGCCCCACCCTCCTCCAGGCACAGCACGGCAACCAGGCGGGAGACGCCGCGTTCACGATGGGACAGATCTACGGCAGCAAGGGTGCCCAGAGCAGCTACGGCACCCCCGGACTCGACGCGCTGACGAAGCAGGCGGAGCTCGCGTCGGGCGACAAGCGGCAGCAGGCCTTCGCGGACGCGTTCGCCCACCAGAACGACGAGGTCGTACGGGATGCCGTGATGGCCAACATGACCGGCATCCTCGCTCTCTCCTCGCACGTCCGCTACCGGCCGGACTCGGCGACCAACGACGAAATGCGGCTCTCCGACATGCGCCGCGCGGACCGAGGAAGGAGCTGA
- a CDS encoding maleylpyruvate isomerase family mycothiol-dependent enzyme: MDRDRVLSWTKAERLGLADFLDDLEGADWESPSLCTGWTVHDVVAHLTLSTRTTLRAMVKGMVGARGDWERMEFDAARRRAADFGPSELIAQFRETAGSTRRAPLSAPLDPLVDVVVHGQDIARPLGRVRPTPEQQTIAALEHVLASPFYGARKRLRGVRLVATDVDWSRGEGQDEARGPAGDLLLLATGRAAGLAGVSGPAAERLATLL, encoded by the coding sequence ATGGACCGTGATCGGGTTCTTTCCTGGACGAAGGCCGAACGGCTCGGCCTCGCCGACTTTCTCGACGATCTGGAAGGCGCCGACTGGGAATCACCATCGCTCTGCACCGGCTGGACCGTGCACGACGTGGTGGCCCACCTGACACTGTCGACACGCACCACGCTGCGCGCCATGGTCAAGGGAATGGTCGGGGCGCGCGGCGACTGGGAGCGGATGGAGTTCGACGCGGCGCGGCGGCGGGCCGCCGACTTCGGCCCCTCGGAGCTCATCGCGCAGTTCCGTGAGACGGCGGGCTCGACGCGCCGCGCGCCCCTGTCCGCGCCGTTGGATCCACTGGTCGACGTCGTGGTCCACGGCCAGGACATCGCGCGACCTCTGGGGCGTGTGCGCCCCACTCCCGAACAGCAGACGATCGCGGCACTGGAACACGTCCTGGCCAGCCCGTTCTACGGCGCCCGCAAACGCCTGCGGGGCGTACGGCTGGTGGCCACCGACGTGGACTGGTCGAGGGGCGAGGGCCAGGACGAGGCCCGGGGCCCGGCAGGCGACCTGCTCCTCCTGGCGACGGGCCGAGCCGCGGGACTGGCAGGTGTGTCCGGCCCGGCGGCGGAACGGCTCGCGACCTTGCTGTAG
- a CDS encoding NPP1 family protein codes for MRKLRSLANAVLGTLGAMTLVVAIPATAHANVLTLLPQNANGLEQTYSPAYDYDGDGCYATAAIGADGTINPGLKLGGDVNGKCHDPAQLNNANTYSREKCNNGWCAVMYASYFEKDQVTLGPAAIGHTHDWEHVIVWINNNEVQYVSVSQHNSYQTLARSQIRFDGTHPKIVYHKDGVSSHCFRFANSNDEPAENATGNWFYPRLVGWDGYPAGYRDKLSGANFGSATFKIDDGDFQWALDYTSPAGIPFDPYA; via the coding sequence ATGCGCAAGTTGAGATCCCTCGCCAACGCCGTTCTCGGCACACTCGGCGCGATGACGCTCGTCGTCGCGATCCCGGCGACCGCCCACGCGAACGTCCTGACCCTGCTGCCGCAGAACGCGAACGGTCTGGAGCAGACCTACTCCCCCGCCTACGACTACGACGGTGACGGCTGCTACGCCACCGCCGCCATCGGCGCCGACGGCACCATCAACCCCGGCCTGAAACTGGGCGGCGACGTCAACGGCAAGTGCCACGACCCCGCCCAGCTGAACAACGCCAACACCTACTCGCGCGAGAAGTGCAACAACGGCTGGTGCGCGGTCATGTACGCCAGCTACTTCGAGAAGGACCAGGTGACCCTCGGCCCGGCGGCCATCGGGCACACCCACGACTGGGAACACGTCATCGTGTGGATCAACAACAACGAGGTCCAGTACGTGTCGGTGTCCCAGCACAACAGCTACCAGACGCTCGCACGGTCGCAGATCCGCTTCGACGGCACCCACCCGAAGATCGTGTACCACAAGGACGGCGTCTCGAGTCACTGCTTCCGTTTCGCCAACAGCAACGACGAGCCGGCGGAGAACGCCACGGGCAACTGGTTCTACCCGCGGCTCGTCGGCTGGGACGGCTATCCGGCCGGCTACCGCGACAAGCTGAGCGGCGCCAACTTCGGCTCGGCCACCTTCAAGATCGACGACGGCGACTTCCAGTGGGCCCTCGACTACACGAGCCCGGCCGGAATCCCCTTCGACCCGTACGCCTGA
- a CDS encoding chitinase: MHRPRFLGRSAVFAALSAILTALLTVTPAQAADGSITGLAGKCVDVAGASSANGTAVQLYDCNGTGAQIWSNPGDGTLRALGKCLDVVDRSTADGATVQLWDCAGSSNQQWVVSGARDIVNPAANKCLDVTGNNSANGTRLQIWTCSGGANQKWNAPASGGGGNPSGFVVTEGQFNQMFPGRNSFYTYSGLTAALSAYPGFAKTGSDTVKKQEAAAFLANVNHETGGLVHIVEQNTANYPHYCDWGQPYGCPAGQAAYYGRGPIQLSWNFNYKAAGDALGIDLLNNPWLVQNDAAVAWKTGLWYWNTQNGPGTMTPHNAMVNQAGFGQTIRSINGSLECDGKNPAQVQSRVDAYNRFTSILGVSPGSNLYC, translated from the coding sequence AGGCCGCCGACGGCTCGATCACCGGGCTCGCAGGCAAGTGCGTCGACGTCGCGGGCGCCAGCAGCGCCAACGGCACCGCCGTGCAGCTGTACGACTGCAACGGGACAGGCGCCCAGATCTGGTCCAACCCGGGTGACGGCACCCTGCGTGCGCTCGGCAAGTGTCTGGACGTCGTCGACCGCAGCACGGCGGACGGCGCGACGGTCCAGTTGTGGGACTGTGCCGGCAGCTCCAACCAGCAGTGGGTGGTCAGCGGCGCGAGGGACATCGTCAACCCGGCCGCGAACAAGTGCCTGGACGTCACCGGCAACAACAGCGCCAACGGCACCCGGCTGCAGATCTGGACCTGCTCGGGCGGCGCGAACCAGAAGTGGAACGCGCCCGCGAGCGGTGGCGGCGGCAACCCGTCCGGATTCGTCGTCACCGAGGGCCAGTTCAACCAGATGTTCCCGGGCCGGAATTCGTTCTACACGTACAGCGGCCTGACCGCCGCGCTGAGCGCCTACCCCGGCTTCGCCAAGACCGGCAGCGACACGGTGAAGAAGCAGGAGGCCGCGGCCTTCCTCGCCAACGTCAATCACGAGACCGGCGGACTGGTCCATATCGTCGAGCAGAACACCGCCAACTACCCCCACTACTGCGACTGGGGCCAGCCCTACGGCTGCCCGGCAGGCCAGGCCGCGTACTACGGCCGCGGACCGATCCAACTCAGCTGGAACTTCAACTACAAGGCCGCGGGCGACGCGCTGGGCATCGACCTCCTCAACAACCCCTGGCTGGTGCAGAACGACGCCGCCGTGGCCTGGAAGACCGGCCTCTGGTACTGGAACACCCAGAACGGCCCCGGCACCATGACCCCGCACAACGCCATGGTCAACCAGGCCGGTTTCGGCCAGACGATCCGCTCCATCAACGGCTCCCTGGAGTGCGACGGCAAGAACCCGGCGCAGGTGCAGAGCCGCGTGGACGCCTACAACCGCTTCACCTCGATCCTCGGCGTCTCGCCGGGCAGCAATCTGTACTGCTGA